In Sciurus carolinensis chromosome 13, mSciCar1.2, whole genome shotgun sequence, a genomic segment contains:
- the LOC124963639 gene encoding sepiapterin reductase-like produces the protein MEGGISKEGGFGRTLCVLTGASRGFGRSLATLLARLLSPGSVLLPTARNQEALRQLEAELVAEHPGLRVVPVPADLGSDAGLQQLLGALRDLPRPEGLQRLLLINNAATLGDVSKGFLNLGDPAEANSYWAMNLTSTLCLTSSLLKAFPEHPGLSRTVVNISSICALKPYKGWALYCAGKAARTMMFQVLAAEEPSVRVLSYDPGVMETDMQRLARETSVYPELRKKLQDMKTNGELVDCRISAQKLLDLLQTDTFESGAHVSF, from the exons ATGGAAGGTGGGATCAGCAAGGAAGGCGGCTTCGGCCGCACACTGTGCGTGCTCACAGGGGCCTCCCGTGGCTTCGGCCGCTCGCTGGCCACACTCCTGGCCCGGCTGCTGTCACCCGGCTCGGTGTTGCTCCCAACCGCCCGCAACCAGGAGGCGCTCAGGCAGCTGGAGGCAGAGCTGGTGGCGGAGCATCCTGGCCTGCGCGTGGTGCCGGTGCCCGCCGACCTGGGCTCGGACGCCGGCTTGCAGCAGCTGCTCGGAGCCCTGCGCGACCTCCCCAGACCCGAAGGGCTTCAGCGCCTGCTGCTTATAAACAATGCGG CCACTCTTGGGGATGTTTCCAAAGGCTTCCTGAACCTGGGTGACCCAGCAGAAGCAAACAGCTACTGGGCTATGAACTTGACTTCCACACTCTGCCTGACTTCCAGCCTCCTGAAGGCCTTTCCAGAACATCCTGGCTTGAGCAGGACTGTGGTTAACATCTCATCCATCTGTGCCCTGAAGCCCTACAAGGGCTGGGCATTGTACTGTGCAGGGAAGGCTGCCCGTACAATGATGTTCCAGGTCCTGGCTGCAGAGGAACCTAGTGTGAGGGTGCTGAGCTATGACCCAG GTGTCATGGAAACAGACATGCAGCGGTTGGCTCGGGAGACCTCAGTGTATCCAGAATTACGAAAAAAGCTACAGGATATGAAGACAAATGGGGAGCTGGTGGATTGCAGGATATCAGCCCAGAAGCTGCTGGACTTGCTGCAAACAGACACATTTGAGTCAGGAGCCCATGTGTCCTTCTAG